GGTGCTGGCGGCACTGGTGCTGGCCCGGCACGGCGACTCGCCGCCGGCCAAGGAGCTGCTCCCGGCGTTCGCGGACGGCTCGGCGAGCGCGGGCGTGGCCCTGACTCCGGACGGCCCGGTGCTGGACGCCGACGCCACGCACGTCCTGGTGGCCGACGGCGGCAGCTGGAGCGTGCGGGAATCCGGCGCCGACGCCGTGGAGTCGTTCGACCTGTCCCGTGCCTTCGGGCGGGTCCGCGCGGGCACGGGGGTGGTGTTCGCGGGCGGCGAACCGCGGACCTTCGCCGCCACCCTGGCCGCGGCCGAGGCGGCCGGGATCGCGCGCTGGTGCGTGACCACGGCGGCGGAGTACGCGAAGGTGCGCGAGCAGTTCGGCCGGCCGATCGGGTCGTTCCAGGCGGTCAAGCACCTGTGCGCCGGGATGCTGTGCCGGGCCGAACTGGCCGAGGCGCTGGCCTGGGACGCCGCGCGTGCGGCGGACGAGTCGCCGGAGCAGCACGCGTTCGCCGCGGCGGTCGCCGCCGCGGCGGCCCTGGATGCGGCGGTGGACACCGCGAAGGACTGCATCCAGGTGCTCGGCGGGATCGGGTTCACCTGGGAGCACGACGCGCACCGGTACCTGCGGCGCACGGTCGCGTTGCGACAGTGGCTCGGCGGTTCCGCGCTGTGGCGGCGCGCGGCGGCGTCGCTCGCGCTGGGCGGCGTCCGCCGGGAGCTGGGGGTCGACCTCTCGGAGCACTTCGACCCGCGGGTGCGGGCGACCGCCGAGGAGATCGCCGCCCTGCCCGAGGGTGACCGCCGGGAGCGGCTGGCCGCGACGGGGTACCTGATGCCGCACTGGCCGGAGCCCTACGGGGTGGCCGCGAGCCCGGCGCAGCAGCTGGTGATCGACGCGGAGCTGGCCCGCGCCGGCGTGACGCGACCCGATCTGGTGATTGGCGCGTGGGCGGTGCCCACCCTGCTGGAGCACGGCACCGAGGAGCAGCGGCGACGGTTCGTGATGCCGACGCTGCGCGGTGAGCTGACCTGGTGCCAGCTGTTCAGCGAACCGGGTGCCGGCTCGGACCTGGCGTCGCTGCGCACCCGGGCGCGGCGAGTGGACGGCGGGTTCGTGCTGTCCGGGCAGAAGGTCTGGACCTCGCTCGCACATGAGGCCGACTGGGGCATCTGCCTCGCCCGGACCGATCCGGACGCGCCGAAGCACCGGGGCATCACCTACTTCCTGGTCGACATGTCGGCACCGGGCATCGATGTGCGGCCGCTGCGGGAGATCACCGGGGCCGAGCGGTTCAACGAGGTCTTCCTGGACGAGGTGTTCGTCCCGGCGGCGAACGTGGTGGGCGAGGTGGACGACGGCTGGCGGCTGGCCCGCACGACGCTGGCCAACGAGCGGGTCGCGATGGCGGGCGGGTCGTCGGTCGGGGAGGCCGCCGAGGAACTGCTGGCGGCGGTGACGGATCCCGATCCGGCGGTGCTGGAACGGCTTGGCGCCCTGGTGGCCGAGGGCACCGCCTGCGCGCTGCTCGACCTGCGGTCCACGCTGCGGCGGTTGGCCGGACAGGACCCGGGGCCGGAGTCGAGCGTGCGCAAGCTGATCGGCGTGCGGCACCGGCAGGCGGCGGCCGAGACGGCGCTGGAGCTGCTGGGCCCGTCGGGCGTCCTGGTGACCGCGCAGACCTCCGGCCCGCAGCACGAGTTCCTGCTGTCGCGCTGCCTGAGCATCGCGGGCGGAACCACGCAGATCCTGTCGTCCGTGGCGGCGGAACAGCTGCTGGGGATGCCACGCGGCTGAACTGTCGGTGGTTCCGCCTAGGGTGACCGGCGTGGACTGGAGCGGGACGACGAGGGCGATCTTCGTGCCCTCCGAGCCGCCCCGCGACGGTGTGCTGGCCGTGTGGGGGGACGAGCCGGGGCCGACGCCGGTCGAGCTCGTGCTGCCCGGGGCGGGGAGATCCGTTCACCGCACCAGGGTCGAGGCGCACGTCCTCCCGCTTGCCGACGCCCTGCCGCGGTTGCTCGCCGCCGGTGACGGCAGCCCGGGCCTGCGCGCGTGGTCGGCGGCGGTGGCGGCGGGAGCGGACCTGGTCTCCCGCGGCCGGGTGCGGCCGGTGCCGGGCCCGGGCGAGGTGGCGGCCTGGCGGGCCGGGCCGCTCGACCGGGCGGACGAGGAACTGCTGCGCGACCTGGCCGCGGCCCTGCCGCCCGAGGCCCACGCCCTGCCGCTGTCCGGCCTCAAGCGGATCCGCCTGCACTCGCCGGAGACCCTGGTGCGCGCGCTCTGGGATGCCACCGCCGACGTGCTCGCCGGCGGGGGCGCCGCGGACGGGGCGCAGCTCCAGCTCCGCGTCGAGGTCCGGGAGACCGGCGACGGCTTCGCCTTCGCCGGTGTTCTCGCGCTGCGCAGCCGCGCCGATCCGAGCCTGGTGGTGGACGCCGCCGCGCTGCCGGCCGCGCCGGCGGCGGTGCGGTCCCGGTTCGGCGGCCAGGTGCAGGCCCAGCTGCTCGTCGCGGTGCGGCGCGCCGCTCGTGCCTGGGCGCCGCTGGGCCGCCTGCTCGGCGCCGCCGCGCCGGCCGAGCTGTCCCTGGACGACACCGAGGTCGTCGAGCTGCTCGACGACGGCCGGGGCGCGCTGGCCGCGGCCGGTGTCGAGGTGCTGTGGCCAAGCGGCCTGGCCGCCGAGCCGGTCCGGGTCCGGGCGAGCGTCACGCCGTCGCCGGGCGGCGAGGGCGTGTTCCGCCTGAGCGAGCTGTTGCGCTTCCGCTGGCAGCTGAGTGTGGGCGAGCAGACCCTGACCGACGCCGAGGTCACCGCGCTCGCCGAGGCCAAGCG
The sequence above is a segment of the Amycolatopsis viridis genome. Coding sequences within it:
- a CDS encoding acyl-CoA dehydrogenase; this encodes MSVRTAEQRALADTIRSGGRTRADLVAAGVFGIGVPEELGGAGGTVADAAVAVEEAAAALVPGPVTGTVLAALVLARHGDSPPAKELLPAFADGSASAGVALTPDGPVLDADATHVLVADGGSWSVRESGADAVESFDLSRAFGRVRAGTGVVFAGGEPRTFAATLAAAEAAGIARWCVTTAAEYAKVREQFGRPIGSFQAVKHLCAGMLCRAELAEALAWDAARAADESPEQHAFAAAVAAAAALDAAVDTAKDCIQVLGGIGFTWEHDAHRYLRRTVALRQWLGGSALWRRAAASLALGGVRRELGVDLSEHFDPRVRATAEEIAALPEGDRRERLAATGYLMPHWPEPYGVAASPAQQLVIDAELARAGVTRPDLVIGAWAVPTLLEHGTEEQRRRFVMPTLRGELTWCQLFSEPGAGSDLASLRTRARRVDGGFVLSGQKVWTSLAHEADWGICLARTDPDAPKHRGITYFLVDMSAPGIDVRPLREITGAERFNEVFLDEVFVPAANVVGEVDDGWRLARTTLANERVAMAGGSSVGEAAEELLAAVTDPDPAVLERLGALVAEGTACALLDLRSTLRRLAGQDPGPESSVRKLIGVRHRQAAAETALELLGPSGVLVTAQTSGPQHEFLLSRCLSIAGGTTQILSSVAAEQLLGMPRG